From Sporosarcina sp. Te-1, the proteins below share one genomic window:
- a CDS encoding manganese catalase family protein → MIRNFSVVPATFPQSLEKTEVSYAFMNCSKGEESSEGRWVSGKSMDGQGEFTFVANPQPFGPNPKLQPAPPYMHNTPPGPETLK, encoded by the coding sequence ATGATACGTAATTTTTCGGTCGTCCCTGCCACGTTCCCGCAATCTCTCGAAAAAACAGAAGTCTCCTATGCGTTCATGAACTGCTCCAAAGGAGAGGAAAGCAGCGAAGGAAGATGGGTGAGCGGCAAGAGCATGGATGGTCAAGGTGAATTCACGTTCGTCGCCAATCCGCAGCCATTCGGTCCAAATCCGAAATTGCAGCCTGCTCCTCCGTACATGCACAATACACCTCCGGGGCCTGAAACGTTAAAATGA
- a CDS encoding secretion protein HlyD → MNAKRMILMNVILLVLLVGGGFVGYYYYNQSTTYLKTNNAQIAGQQVRIASPAAGKLTTWTGNTGETATSCCSANG, encoded by the coding sequence ATGAATGCAAAACGAATGATTTTAATGAATGTCATTTTGCTCGTCTTGCTCGTAGGAGGCGGGTTTGTAGGCTATTACTATTACAATCAATCCACAACCTACTTGAAGACCAATAACGCGCAAATCGCTGGCCAGCAAGTCCGAATCGCTTCTCCTGCTGCCGGAAAACTGACAACTTGGACTGGGAACACAGGCGAGACGGCTACTTCCTGTTGCTCCGCCAATGGTTAG
- a CDS encoding TRAP transporter large permease, translating to MNLFFTGGLGVLLLLGLPVAFTLSLLAVAGMYFFNGGTFAFMQIPIISYKSLDDFTLTALPMYVLMSQVLVVSGVGRDLYEMASRWFRHFPGGLAIATIFCCTIFSAISGSSVATAVTVGAVALPEMVRRGYNKRHVLGLLAAGGTLGILIPPSIPMIIYGSVTGESVGKLFIAGVVPGIILTLAFMVFSAYQTRHIKDAPATWKERWEASKKAVWGLLLPVVIIGGIYAGIFTPTEAAAVGVVLSFAVTIFVYRNLTMAAMKEILISTVKTNAMILFIIIGAMLLGYIMTILQIPQTIVNFATSQDISPWIIFVLINIVLLILGMFLETVSILVITLPILYPIIMALGFDPIWFAIILVINMELALISPPVGMNLFVLKGLNKENTISEIVKGVIPYAVIMLVFMVILSFFPEIATFLIHEDIN from the coding sequence ATGAATCTATTTTTTACCGGTGGACTGGGCGTTCTCCTTTTGCTGGGTCTCCCTGTCGCATTTACGTTAAGTCTTTTAGCAGTTGCCGGGATGTATTTCTTTAATGGCGGTACATTTGCATTCATGCAGATCCCGATCATCTCCTATAAATCATTGGATGATTTCACACTGACGGCTCTGCCGATGTATGTGCTCATGAGCCAAGTATTGGTTGTCAGCGGGGTCGGACGCGACTTATATGAAATGGCGAGCAGATGGTTCCGTCATTTTCCCGGTGGACTGGCGATCGCGACGATCTTTTGTTGTACGATCTTTTCCGCAATATCGGGTTCCAGTGTTGCCACTGCTGTGACAGTTGGCGCGGTTGCCTTGCCTGAAATGGTACGGCGCGGCTATAACAAGCGGCATGTATTAGGATTGCTGGCAGCTGGTGGAACGTTGGGGATATTGATCCCGCCAAGTATTCCGATGATCATTTACGGCTCGGTGACAGGAGAATCCGTCGGAAAATTGTTCATCGCCGGAGTCGTACCGGGAATTATTTTAACGCTTGCGTTTATGGTGTTCTCCGCCTATCAGACACGCCATATCAAAGACGCACCGGCTACTTGGAAAGAACGATGGGAAGCTTCTAAAAAAGCGGTATGGGGATTGCTTCTTCCGGTGGTCATCATTGGAGGTATTTACGCAGGTATTTTCACCCCGACCGAGGCGGCCGCAGTCGGCGTCGTCCTTAGCTTTGCGGTTACCATTTTTGTCTACCGCAACTTGACGATGGCAGCGATGAAGGAGATCTTGATTTCCACCGTGAAAACGAACGCGATGATTTTATTCATCATCATCGGCGCCATGCTGTTGGGCTACATCATGACAATCTTGCAAATCCCACAAACCATCGTCAACTTTGCAACTTCCCAAGATATCTCGCCGTGGATCATCTTTGTGCTGATTAATATCGTACTGCTCATACTAGGGATGTTCCTTGAAACCGTGTCGATTCTCGTTATCACTTTGCCGATTCTATACCCGATCATCATGGCACTTGGTTTCGATCCAATCTGGTTCGCCATCATCTTGGTGATTAATATGGAACTGGCATTGATTTCACCGCCAGTCGGCATGAACCTGTTCGTATTGAAAGGATTGAACAAGGAAAACACCATTAGCGAGATTGTGAAAGGCGTCATTCCTTATGCTGTCATTATGCTCGTGTTCATGGTGATTCTCTCGTTCTTCCCAGAAATCGCCACATTCCTTATACATGAAGACATCAATTAA
- a CDS encoding PAS domain S-box protein — MVTIEETVEWWKAIVQLMNDGVLVIDREGIVKTINPEYTRITGVNPDIISEPLLAYRPGTQLPETIIDGKSKVGVMLLTGHPLF, encoded by the coding sequence ATGGTCACAATCGAAGAGACAGTCGAATGGTGGAAAGCAATTGTCCAATTAATGAACGATGGGGTGCTCGTCATCGATCGTGAAGGGATTGTAAAAACGATTAATCCGGAATATACGCGGATAACGGGAGTGAATCCCGATATTATCAGCGAACCATTGCTTGCCTATCGTCCAGGCACCCAACTTCCGGAAACAATAATAGATGGAAAGAGCAAGGTCGGCGTTATGTTGTTGACAGGGCACCCATTATTTTGA
- a CDS encoding class D sortase, whose amino-acid sequence MNRLLRWSGSLLMVAGAGLLIWLLQGNAKQNAQQQEWIDAFHTIQAADHETRLHQEAQKETDEPPQHSVLAGMEGVLSIPTIDLEAPVWLGAEQATLAKGLGAIRDMDEPGVMDGSYAIAGHQARVFGKQFNRLHEVNVGTTFTFQTVDEEMKFKVFDLQIVKPDEVEVLDPQKGKAMMSLITCYPEYSNEYRLVVQAERIDSEQ is encoded by the coding sequence ATGAATCGTTTATTGCGATGGAGCGGCAGTCTATTAATGGTGGCAGGAGCTGGGCTTCTCATCTGGCTCCTGCAAGGTAATGCGAAACAGAACGCTCAACAACAAGAATGGATAGACGCGTTTCATACGATACAAGCGGCGGATCACGAGACACGTTTACATCAAGAAGCTCAGAAAGAAACGGACGAACCGCCGCAGCATTCCGTGCTTGCGGGAATGGAAGGCGTCCTATCCATCCCAACGATCGATCTCGAAGCTCCTGTGTGGCTGGGAGCGGAACAAGCCACTTTGGCCAAGGGGCTTGGGGCCATTCGGGATATGGACGAACCGGGCGTAATGGATGGCAGCTATGCCATTGCGGGGCATCAAGCCCGCGTATTTGGCAAACAGTTCAACCGGCTGCATGAGGTGAACGTCGGTACCACGTTCACCTTCCAGACGGTTGATGAAGAGATGAAATTCAAAGTGTTTGATTTGCAGATTGTAAAGCCTGACGAGGTAGAAGTGCTTGATCCGCAAAAAGGAAAGGCAATGATGTCTTTGATCACTTGTTACCCGGAATATTCGAATGAATACCGGCTTGTTGTGCAAGCAGAACGGATTGATTCCGAACAATAA
- a CDS encoding serine hydrolase encodes MNKLVGKISFNSLTTYTEKIRQEKCASGAALVLMQDNKIVYEHYSGTHHFETGARQVDVNSQFNVYSTRVTYVGLAIAIAVVDGVLSLDDQIKEYLPEFNEDILGDTTIRHLVTRCTGLKFNGQEVSRVFELGTHLEGKRPDLLALIHKRATGKTVAEIITAKVFEPLGMTHTGWMTEGKATLVCDIQSPDSYPTLRLGSNDGSDRNLYVSARDLALWGNLHLNKGCIGGERMLPEEVFTLTSTIQSPDTLPEELSKFGFLWWIKDNKVSYQYDELGTELPEGSYQILGASGCSCTIIPQFNAVAVRMYNSLYTNNNDEFDYIGDIRRFGNMATACLK; translated from the coding sequence ATGAACAAATTAGTGGGAAAAATATCTTTTAACTCACTAACAACATACACAGAAAAAATAAGACAAGAGAAGTGCGCATCGGGTGCAGCATTGGTACTGATGCAAGACAATAAAATCGTGTATGAACATTATTCAGGAACGCACCACTTTGAAACAGGAGCCAGGCAGGTAGATGTGAACTCTCAATTTAATGTCTATTCAACGAGAGTCACCTATGTCGGTCTGGCAATTGCCATAGCAGTAGTGGACGGTGTCCTTAGTCTGGATGATCAAATTAAGGAATATTTACCTGAATTCAATGAAGATATTCTAGGAGATACGACGATACGTCATTTAGTCACTCGATGTACTGGTCTGAAATTTAATGGACAAGAAGTTAGTCGAGTATTCGAATTAGGAACCCATTTAGAAGGGAAAAGACCGGATTTATTAGCGCTTATACATAAGAGGGCTACCGGGAAAACAGTAGCTGAGATAATAACAGCCAAAGTATTTGAACCATTGGGGATGACGCATACCGGATGGATGACGGAGGGGAAGGCCACATTAGTTTGTGATATACAATCCCCGGACAGTTATCCGACATTACGATTAGGTTCCAATGACGGAAGTGATAGAAATTTATACGTAAGTGCTAGAGATCTGGCTTTATGGGGAAATTTGCACTTGAACAAAGGTTGTATTGGCGGAGAGAGAATGTTACCTGAAGAAGTTTTTACACTTACCAGTACAATCCAAAGTCCTGACACCTTGCCAGAGGAACTTTCGAAATTTGGCTTTCTCTGGTGGATAAAGGATAACAAGGTCTCTTATCAATACGATGAATTAGGTACAGAGCTACCAGAAGGATCTTATCAAATACTGGGCGCATCCGGCTGTTCATGTACAATCATTCCACAATTCAACGCAGTCGCGGTTAGAATGTACAATAGTTTATATACAAATAATAATGATGAATTTGATTACATTGGAGATATACGCAGGTTTGGCAACATGGCGACTGCTTGTTTGAAATAA
- a CDS encoding class I adenylate-forming enzyme family protein, which yields MNSSQLLARNARKYPHQEAVVSMGKRVTYQQLDRSVNQFGHALLTAGITPGAKVALFLPNVEEFVIAYFAIQRIGAVVVPLNVKLTPVELEYILNHSDAEGLIAHELLFDTVRNLKAPSLLVKTGEAVGNWLSFQAMLQSGSDQAIECQLTDDDESTILYTSGTTGDPKGVLFSYRNILTVASMIAVEMEVKPESRLLLMMPLSHSAPLHLFLMAGMLVGSTLVLTPTFTPDLLIDSVQTEKTTHFFGAPVAYLLTAGHPNLQEADLTSMKWWVYGGAPLSSNEVEMVKAAFRTEHLVCVYGLTEAGPSGSLLHAEEHKRKAGSVGCRAPLHTELRIVDDHGRDVKPGEVGEIVLYGEGNMLGYYKNKEATEAAFLNGWLKTGDLAKFDEDGYIWIVDRKKDLIISGGVNIYPKEIEETILAYPGVKEVAVIGVPHPEWGETVKAVFAAGSPIDPDELKKFLHARLASFKIPRLYEQVEALPRNASGKILKQPLREGVEIG from the coding sequence ATGAATAGTTCACAGTTGCTTGCTCGAAACGCCAGAAAATACCCGCATCAGGAGGCGGTTGTCAGCATGGGGAAACGGGTGACGTATCAACAGCTTGATCGTTCTGTCAATCAATTCGGCCATGCGTTGCTTACGGCAGGTATTACGCCAGGAGCAAAGGTAGCGCTGTTTTTGCCGAATGTCGAAGAATTCGTCATCGCTTATTTTGCGATACAGCGCATTGGGGCTGTTGTCGTTCCACTTAATGTGAAACTGACGCCCGTAGAACTCGAATATATTCTCAACCATTCCGATGCAGAAGGGCTCATTGCGCATGAGCTGCTGTTTGATACGGTGAGAAATTTGAAAGCGCCTTCATTGTTGGTCAAAACAGGAGAGGCGGTCGGGAATTGGCTGAGTTTCCAAGCCATGCTTCAAAGCGGTTCAGATCAAGCCATCGAATGCCAGCTTACCGATGACGATGAATCGACTATTCTTTATACATCTGGTACGACGGGCGACCCGAAAGGTGTGCTTTTCAGCTACCGGAATATATTGACTGTCGCCTCCATGATCGCTGTCGAAATGGAAGTGAAGCCGGAAAGCAGGCTCCTGCTCATGATGCCGCTCAGCCATTCCGCGCCTCTTCATCTATTCTTGATGGCGGGCATGCTAGTCGGTTCGACACTTGTTTTGACGCCGACCTTTACGCCAGACCTTCTCATCGATAGCGTCCAAACAGAAAAGACGACTCACTTTTTCGGTGCCCCGGTTGCCTACTTGCTGACAGCTGGACATCCCAACTTACAAGAGGCTGATTTGACCTCAATGAAATGGTGGGTGTATGGGGGTGCTCCTCTTTCGTCGAATGAAGTGGAGATGGTGAAAGCGGCATTCCGGACGGAACATCTCGTTTGTGTATATGGCCTTACCGAGGCAGGGCCGAGTGGTTCGTTATTGCATGCGGAAGAACATAAACGCAAGGCGGGAAGCGTTGGCTGCAGGGCACCTCTCCATACGGAGCTGCGGATTGTCGATGACCATGGCAGGGATGTGAAACCAGGCGAAGTGGGAGAAATTGTTTTATACGGAGAAGGGAATATGCTCGGGTATTACAAAAACAAAGAAGCAACGGAAGCGGCCTTTCTGAATGGATGGCTGAAAACAGGCGATTTGGCGAAATTCGATGAGGACGGCTATATATGGATCGTTGATCGGAAGAAGGATTTGATCATATCCGGAGGAGTGAACATTTATCCGAAAGAAATTGAAGAAACAATCCTAGCCTATCCGGGAGTCAAAGAGGTCGCGGTAATCGGCGTGCCGCATCCTGAATGGGGAGAAACAGTGAAAGCGGTTTTTGCTGCCGGAAGTCCGATCGATCCCGATGAACTGAAGAAGTTTTTGCATGCGCGCTTGGCTTCCTTCAAGATTCCGCGGCTATATGAGCAAGTAGAAGCATTGCCCCGGAACGCTTCGGGCAAGATTCTGAAGCAACCTTTACGGGAAGGGGTGGAGATTGGATGA